Proteins from a genomic interval of Quercus lobata isolate SW786 chromosome 11, ValleyOak3.0 Primary Assembly, whole genome shotgun sequence:
- the LOC115967713 gene encoding serine carboxypeptidase-like 18 yields MVFSSGNYANKLCLQSLLLLLFSANVAFSGTLVTSIPGFDGDLPFKLYTGYVTVNKAEMFYYFIESEGSPREDPVLLWYSGGPGCSAFNGLIYEIGPLAFNMTHYAGGLPKTYYYPYSWTKDANILFVDAPVGTGFSYATSAEAYAVSDTITAVQVYDFLRKWLTEEYPEYLLNELFIGADSYSGVSGTIVIKHITDDNNAGAIPRLNLKGYILGCPRTDADINDNSKIIYSHRMGLVSDELYEAAKESCNGSYTDVTTAQSQCYEDLQLMKHCTKDINKNHILEPKCTWTSPHPYGESLRRALEEDSDGLTLNSDDVPEYFCHTFGYALSYIWANDKTVREALHIREGTIYDWKRCNKSLSYTYDVTSVLDYHKNLSKLGLQVLIYNGDHDLTIPNIGTQQWIKVLNLTIVNDWRQWLVDGQIAGYTIKYSSNGYRLTYASIKGAGHSPQEYKRRECFQMFNRFIHYYPI; encoded by the exons ATGGTATTTAGCTCGGGAAATTATGCAAACAAATTGTGTTTGCAATCGCTTCTTCTACTGCTTTTCTCAGCAAATGTGGCTTTCTCTGGCACACTCGTTACCTCCATTCCGGGATTCGATGGTGACCTTCCTTTTAAACTCTATACTGG GTACGTAACTGTAAATAAAGCTGAGATGTTTTACTATTTCATCGAATCAGAGGGGAGCCCCAGAGAGGACCCTGTTTTGCTTTGGTACAGTGGCGGCCCTGGTTGCTCTGCTTTCAATGGTCTCATCTACGAGATTG GTCCATTAGCTTTCAATATGACACACTACGCAGGGGGTTTACCAAAAACATATTATTATCCATACTCATGGACAAAG GACGCCAACATTTTATTTGTAGATGCACCTGTTGGCACTGGTTTCTCCTATGCAACAAGTGCCGAAGCTTACGCTGTCTCAGACACAATAACAGCAGTACAAGTTTATGATTTCTTAAGGAAG TGGTTGACTGAAGAATACCCAGAATACCTgctaaatgaattatttattggGGCTGATTCTTATTCAGGCGTATCTGGCACAATTGTTATTAAACATATAACTGATG ATAATAATGCTGGAGCCATACCACGCCTGAATCTCAAG GGATACATTCTTGGGTGCCCTCGGACTGATGCGGACATTAATGACAATTCAAAGATAATATATTCTCATCGAATGGGGCTTGTATCAGATGAACTCTATGAG GCAGCAAAAGAAAGTTGCAATGGTAGTTACACTGACGTTACCACAGCGCAATCACAATGCTACGAGGATCTTCAATTAATGAAGCAT TGCACTAAAGACATAAACAAAAACCATATTCTGGAGCCTAAGTGCACCTGGACATCTCCACATCCATATGGAGAATCTCTTAGAAGAGCCCTTGAGGAAGACTCTGATGGCCTCACCTTAAATTCTGATGATGTGCCAGAATATTTTTGCCAt ACCTTTGGTTATGCACTTTCTTACATTTGGGCCAATGATAAAACTGTCCGAGAAGCCCTTCATATCAGAGAG GGAACAATATATGACTGGAAGAGATGCAACAAGAGCTTATCATACACATATGACGTCACCAGTGTCCTTGATTATCATAAAAATCTCAGCAAATTGGGCTTACAAGTTCTAATATACAA TGGTGACCATGACCTAACAATCCCAAACATTGGAACGCAACAATGGATCAAGGTGCTAAATTTGACCATTGTTAATGATTGGCGACAGTGGTTAGTGGATGGTCAAATTGCAGG ATACACTATCAAGTATTCTTCTAATGGATACCGCTTGACCTATGCATCTATTAAG GGAGCTGGTCACTCACCACAAGAGTACAAGCGTAGGGAATGCTTTCAGATGTTCAACAGGTTCATCCATTATTATCCAATCTAA